A single region of the Pirellulales bacterium genome encodes:
- a CDS encoding sugar transferase, with protein MPANVTATPTELLEAPEVPRVASVARNEVPVAPPAVEPVRQRIVAKHQVLPAGTVRARGNLSTGYRVLKRAADIVGALFFLVLFSPLMLAVLLVLTVTTKGRPLFRQTRVGLCGRTFGMYKFRTMRLDADKLQHLVKNEKDGPVFKNRHDPRITRIGRFLRSTSIDEMPQFVNVLLGDMSLVGPRPPVPAEVAKYEPWQLGRLSVKPGLTCLWQVSGRCEIGFEDWVRMDLWYLRHQNVKTDVKLLVKTPMSVLSRRGAY; from the coding sequence ATGCCCGCCAACGTCACTGCCACGCCAACCGAACTGCTCGAAGCGCCGGAAGTGCCCCGGGTCGCCAGCGTCGCGCGGAACGAAGTGCCCGTCGCACCGCCAGCGGTCGAGCCCGTTCGGCAGCGGATCGTGGCGAAGCACCAAGTCTTGCCGGCGGGAACGGTACGAGCGCGAGGGAACCTGTCGACGGGTTACCGGGTCTTGAAGCGCGCGGCCGACATCGTCGGGGCGCTCTTCTTTCTGGTGTTGTTCTCGCCGTTGATGCTGGCGGTGCTGTTGGTGCTGACCGTGACGACGAAGGGGCGTCCTCTCTTTCGCCAGACGCGCGTGGGCCTGTGCGGACGCACGTTCGGCATGTACAAGTTCCGCACAATGCGTCTCGACGCCGATAAGTTGCAGCACCTGGTGAAGAACGAGAAGGACGGCCCGGTGTTCAAGAATCGCCACGACCCGCGCATCACGCGGATCGGCCGCTTCCTCCGTTCGACGAGCATCGACGAGATGCCGCAGTTCGTGAACGTGCTGCTGGGAGACATGTCACTCGTCGGCCCTCGCCCGCCGGTGCCGGCCGAAGTGGCGAAGTACGAGCCGTGGCAGTTGGGGCGCCTGTCGGTGAAGCCGGGCCTGACCTGCCTGTGGCAAGTGAGCGGCCGTTGCGAGATCGGCTTCGAGGATTGGGTCCGCATGGACCTCTGGTACCTGCGTCACCAGAACGTGAAGACCGACGTGAAGCTGCTGGTGAAGACGCCGATGAGCGTGTTGAGCCGCCGCGGAGCCTATTAG
- a CDS encoding DUF1501 domain-containing protein, whose product MLAQSGTGLAMLGLAGLVAGETPAATADRSLATSPLAPRVAHFPARAKHVIHLFMNGGPSHVDTFDPKPSLAKYAGQMLPVENLRTERKTGAAFPSPYKFAKHGQSGIEVSEIFPHTARMIDEIAVVRSAYADIPNHEPSLMLMNCGTTRVVRPSVGSWVTFGMGTENQNLPGFIAMCPGGLPIKGAQNWQSAFLPGVFQGTYVDTQHQEIEKLVEHVRNHSVTRDDQRAQLDLLAALNEKHFAARPEDAALEARIHSFELAYRMQIEAAEAFDISREPQHVLDMYGEGVQARQILIARRLVERGVRFVQIWHGAGQPWDNHDDIEVNHRTLAQQCDQAIGALLADLKQRGLLDETVVLWGGEFGRTPTVELPQKGANAGKINGRDHNNYGFTVWMAGGGVKGGQVYGATDEFGFQAVENRVHVHDIHATLLHLLGFDHTRLTYRHAGRDFRLTDVEGRVVRELIA is encoded by the coding sequence CTCGCTCGCCACCAGCCCGCTGGCGCCGCGCGTCGCGCATTTTCCGGCCCGGGCCAAGCACGTCATCCACCTCTTCATGAATGGCGGGCCCTCGCACGTCGACACGTTCGACCCCAAACCGTCGCTGGCCAAATACGCCGGGCAGATGTTGCCGGTCGAGAACCTCCGCACCGAACGCAAGACCGGCGCCGCGTTTCCTTCCCCCTACAAGTTCGCGAAGCATGGCCAGAGTGGCATCGAGGTGAGCGAGATCTTTCCGCACACGGCGCGCATGATCGACGAGATCGCCGTCGTGCGCTCGGCCTACGCCGACATCCCCAACCACGAACCCTCGCTCATGCTGATGAACTGCGGCACGACCCGCGTCGTCCGCCCCAGCGTCGGATCGTGGGTCACCTTCGGCATGGGGACCGAGAATCAAAATCTGCCGGGCTTCATCGCCATGTGCCCGGGCGGCCTGCCGATCAAGGGGGCGCAGAACTGGCAGTCGGCCTTCCTGCCCGGGGTGTTCCAGGGCACGTACGTCGACACGCAGCACCAAGAGATCGAGAAGCTGGTCGAGCACGTGCGGAATCATTCCGTGACGCGCGACGACCAGCGTGCCCAACTCGACCTGCTGGCGGCGCTCAACGAGAAGCACTTCGCCGCCCGGCCGGAAGATGCCGCGCTCGAAGCCCGCATTCACAGTTTCGAGCTCGCCTATCGCATGCAGATCGAGGCCGCCGAGGCGTTCGATATCAGCCGCGAGCCGCAGCACGTGCTCGACATGTATGGCGAAGGGGTGCAGGCGCGGCAGATTCTGATCGCGCGGCGGCTCGTCGAGCGCGGCGTGCGCTTCGTCCAGATCTGGCACGGCGCCGGCCAGCCGTGGGACAACCACGACGATATCGAGGTCAACCATCGCACGCTCGCCCAACAGTGCGATCAGGCGATCGGCGCGCTGCTGGCCGATCTCAAGCAACGCGGACTGCTCGACGAAACGGTCGTGCTGTGGGGAGGCGAGTTCGGCCGCACCCCCACCGTCGAGCTACCGCAGAAGGGGGCGAACGCCGGCAAGATCAACGGCCGCGACCATAACAACTATGGCTTCACCGTCTGGATGGCCGGCGGCGGCGTGAAGGGGGGCCAGGTCTACGGCGCGACCGACGAGTTCGGCTTCCAGGCCGTCGAGAATCGCGTCCACGTCCACGACATCCACGCCACGCTCTTGCACCTGCTGGGCTTCGATCACACGCGACTCACCTACCGCCACGCCGGCCGCGACTTCCGCCTGACCGACGTCGAAGGCCGCGTCGTCCGCGAATTGATCGCCTAA
- a CDS encoding O-antigen ligase family protein — translation MDVALLAIGGLVATVWGAVYALRGSLVAGCLVLIIVMSALGHPFFHTDIGPITVSLDRLLLPFLLVAYVVQRQLGKTDPKPLVAADYLLFSLVGVLTVSTFTHDWRVDGPTGVPPMWRLIAGYATPAAIYWIVRQSPLTQSRVEMCYKVLAVYGLYLGFTGIAEVTGQWWAVFPKHIADPTIGLHYGRARGPMVQLPTYGIYLSICLMSAWLVRPRLSQRGQVLLLATIPIMLGGIAFSYTRSVWMGTGLGALILLGLTLQGRTRTLVLGSMVAGALVVGIAKADSIIGIQREGSFGEGRQSAFARASFTYVSWQMFLDRPVWGCGFGQFPIEKYPYLADRSTDLDLEGIRTLSHHNTLLSLLTETGLVGLGLFLAVLACWAIDAWKMWHSSVTPEWAKRQAVLFLAALGMYSVQLLFHELTYSPMENSIMFFVAGITAGLRPLSLAPEKTVVAKIA, via the coding sequence ATGGACGTGGCGCTTCTGGCAATCGGCGGACTGGTCGCCACGGTGTGGGGCGCGGTCTATGCCCTGCGCGGATCGCTGGTCGCCGGCTGCCTGGTATTGATCATCGTGATGTCCGCCCTGGGGCATCCTTTCTTCCATACCGACATCGGTCCGATCACCGTCTCGCTCGATCGGCTGCTGTTGCCCTTTCTGCTCGTGGCCTACGTCGTGCAACGGCAACTGGGCAAGACCGACCCCAAGCCGCTGGTCGCGGCCGATTATCTGCTCTTCTCGCTCGTCGGCGTGCTTACGGTCAGCACCTTCACGCACGATTGGCGCGTCGATGGGCCGACGGGCGTGCCCCCCATGTGGCGCTTGATCGCCGGCTACGCCACGCCCGCCGCCATCTACTGGATCGTACGGCAATCGCCCCTCACGCAGAGCCGCGTCGAGATGTGCTACAAGGTGTTGGCCGTCTATGGGCTGTATCTCGGTTTCACGGGCATTGCCGAAGTCACCGGCCAGTGGTGGGCGGTGTTTCCCAAGCACATCGCCGATCCGACGATCGGTTTGCACTACGGCCGCGCGCGTGGACCCATGGTGCAATTGCCGACGTACGGCATTTATCTGTCGATCTGTTTGATGTCGGCCTGGCTCGTGCGACCGCGGCTGTCGCAGCGCGGACAAGTGCTGCTGCTGGCGACGATTCCGATCATGCTGGGAGGCATCGCCTTCAGCTACACGCGCAGCGTGTGGATGGGCACCGGCCTGGGCGCGCTGATTCTGCTGGGTCTGACCCTGCAAGGACGCACGCGCACTCTGGTACTCGGCAGCATGGTGGCCGGGGCGCTCGTGGTCGGCATCGCCAAGGCCGACAGCATCATCGGCATTCAACGCGAAGGTTCCTTCGGCGAGGGACGCCAGTCGGCGTTCGCGCGGGCATCGTTCACCTACGTGTCGTGGCAGATGTTCCTCGATCGGCCGGTGTGGGGTTGCGGCTTCGGGCAGTTTCCCATCGAGAAATATCCTTACTTGGCAGACCGCTCGACCGATCTCGACCTGGAAGGCATTCGCACGCTGTCGCACCACAACACCCTGCTGAGCCTGTTGACCGAGACCGGCCTCGTCGGGTTGGGGTTGTTCCTAGCCGTGCTCGCCTGCTGGGCGATCGACGCCTGGAAGATGTGGCACAGCTCCGTCACGCCCGAGTGGGCCAAGCGACAAGCGGTCCTCTTTCTGGCCGCGTTGGGGATGTACTCCGTGCAGTTGTTGTTCCACGAGCTGACGTATTCGCCGATGGAGAATTCGATCATGTTCTTCGTGGCGGGCATCACCGCGGGATTGCGTCCCTTGTCGCTGGCGCCGGAAAAAACGGTTGTAGCGAAGATCGCCTGA